CGTGAAGGCCAGTTGCGCGGTCGTCGCCGTGGTGTTGGTCAGCTTGCCCCCGACGCACGACCAGGTGACCGCGCCGGCAAGCGCGAGCAGCGACGCCGTGATCGTGATCACCGACGGGTCGGTCTGGCCGTCCTGGTCCGTGTGGAAGTACGGTGTGTCCGACTGCAGCAGGATATCGGCGTTTTTCGACCCGCCATCCTTGTCGATCGCGACCGCCACCGACATCGTCTCGATCGAGGTGATGCCGATCGAGTTCACGGCCGACATCTTGGCCACGTAGGTGCCGGCCAGGATGTCGCGCACGTCCATCGTCGGGCTGGCCTGGCGCGGGATCGCCACCCAGTTGTCATTGCCGCGGCGGTACGCGCCCTCGTAGGCGACCGCGCCCGGCACCGGCGCGCAGCTCACCTGCAGAGCCAGCTTCTGGACGTCATTGAGCGAAACCGTATAGCCGACCAGCGTCACCGATGCCGGCGGCGCTTGCGTGGTCACGTCCAGCGACGTTTGGCTGTGCGCCGTGATCGCAATGCCCTTCTCGACGTAGTCATACTTGCCGGGCTCGTGCTGCACCGCCGTGATGGTGAAGGTGCTGCTGTCCTTCGGCGCCACGGACAGGATGCGGAACAGCGGCGCCGACAGCTCACTGCTATCGATCGACCACACGGCCTGCGCGCGCGGCGGCGTCGACCAGTCCGCGTCGACCGTCACCGTGTCGCCAGCCACCGATGCAACCGTGTGCGTCTCGGTAGCGCCGGCCGGCAGGATGGCGGTCAACTTGTCGCCGACGCTCACAGCCGGCGCCTTGTCGAGCGTGAGCGCGCGGCCGTTGACGGCGCGGATGCGGCCACCCACGCGTCGGCCCATCCGCGACGGATCGGCGACGCGCACGACTTGGCCCGGCAGCGCCATGGCGCCGTCCATGCCGACGTCGAACGAAATGCCCTCCGTCTCAAGGCGCGAGGTGGCCAGCGCCCACAGGCCAACGCGGTGCGCCTGACCCTGCGACGTGCAGCCGAAGCCGGTCAGCTGCACCGTCTTGATGCCGTAGCGCTTGATGCCTTCCGGATCTTCGACGTATTCGGTTTTTTGCGCATAGAAGTCGGCCGGGTCGTTCCAGGTCACCAGGGCGACCGTGTAGCGCGTCGACGCCTTGCTGCCAGTGCGCGTGAACTTGCCGCCGATGACGTTGGCCGCGGTGTAGATGTAGACCGGGTCCGACGGCATGTCGGCCGAGGCCATGATCGTGCCGGCGCCCCAGTACGAAATGCCGCGGAAGATCGACGCGATGTCCTGCAGCACGGCGTAGGCCTGCTTTTGGCTCTGCAGGTACAGGTTGCAGGTAAAGCGTGGCTCCTGACCGCCCTTCCCGTCCGGCACCAGCTGGTCGCAGTACTGCGCGATCTTGTACAGCGCCCACTTGTCGACCTGCGACGCCGTGATGCGGTCGCCCAGGCCGTAGCGGTCGTTGAGGATCAGGTCGCGGAACACCCACGCCGGATTGCTCGACCAGGCCGGCTTGAACGTGCCATCCCACGTGCCCGAATAGGTTCGCGCGACGGAGTCGTAATTGCTCGGAACCTGGATGATGCGGCCGAACAGGTCATAGGCGCGGGTCGGCACCGACTGGAACTGCGTGGCGTCGACCTGCACGCCCACCAGTGCCGACATCGGATAGCGCAGCTTGGCGTCGATGACTTCGGTGTAGCTGACGATCGTGGTCGTGTCCGAGATCCCGACCGTGTTGGCGTTCGGGGTCAGGCGCGTGACGCGCACTTGCCAGCCGCTCGTCGCATGCGGCAGGTCGATGCGCGCAGTGCGCTGGTACAGCGACGTGGTCTTGCCGTTGAAGGCGTTCGACAGCACCACGGCGTAGGCGCCGCCGTCAGTGGCCAGCTCGACCTGGTAGGCGACCTGATAGCCCAGGATGTCGCCGTTCGAGGTATCGGCCTTGCTCAGCGCTGGCACGCCCAGCGTGATGCGGATGGCCGACAGCGCCGTGTTATTGATCGCATGGACCCACGGCGAGCCCGACTTCAGCTCGGTGTTGACGGATACCTCGCTTTCGACGTCGGGGAAGCCCGGGATGTAGTCCTGGGCCTGGGTGCCGGACCGGAAGTCGATCGTGACGCCCTTGAAGTTGCTGGTGCCGTCCGCGTTCTGTACGGGAGTCTGGTTCAGGAAAACCGACTGCACTCCGTTGGCCAGGCCGAGGATCTCCCCTTCGGACACCAGGTCCATCACGCGCGCGTACGCGGTGCTGTGCAGGCTGTCGGTTGCTTCGTAGTGGGTATGCGACGAGCCGCCGCCCTTACCGCCGCCGTGGCCGATGATGTCGTTCATGGGATGTAGTGGTATTTGTTTGGAACCGAAGGAATCGCCGGCTGCGCGAGAGGCGCGCCGACGTAGGCCTGGTCTTCGGCGAGGATGCCGGCCGAGATCACGGCCGAGCCGACGATCATCCGGCCGTACAGGACGGGTACCGCGCTGCCCTGCAGCGTCGTGTTGACGGCGCCACTGAAGTTGTACGAGGCGCCGTTGTCTACTGCCTGCGCGGTGCCGGCGCTTTGCTGTGGCGACAGAGCCTGCAAGACGCCGCCGATCATCGTCAAGAAGCCGAACTGCGTCACTGCCGCGCCGATCTCGTATCCTGCAGCGCCCGCCGCAGTGAAGGCTGAGAGGCCTGCTACAGCCCATCCGCCGACCACGAGTGCCGCGCCCAACATCAGCGAGCCGAGAAATTGAGACTTCGCACCGACGATGACTGGAGCGATTCGAATATCGGCATCGCCACCCGACAGGGTGAGCTCGTCCTTGCTGATGTTCTGCTTGCCCAGGAAGCAAGCGTAGCGGATGCCGCGCTCGTGGCTGGTCATAAGCTCGCGCTCGAAGCCGGGCAGCAGAGCGCACAGCGCGCGCACAGCCTCGGCGGTGCTGGCCACGGCGAGCCGGTGCACACGACCAAAGGTCGCACCCAGCTTGCCGTATAGACGAATATTGCGAAGGGTATCCATAGGCTCCAATGAAAAAAGCCCGCTCGAGGCGGGCTGGTCAGGCTTGCTACTGGTGCCGCAGCACCGCGCGCGTGTTCTCGGCCCACATGCCGCCGTACACGTCCCGGCTCGACAGCCGGCCGTGCAGGTGATGCAGGATCAGCCCGTCGCCCAGGTAAATCGCCGCGTGGTTGGGGACGTCGTTGCGGGCGCGGATCTGCATCAGGATGACGTCGCCGACTTCCAGTAGGGCGCCATTGGGCAGCTTCGCAAAGCCAGCCAGCGGGAACCCTTCGGTGTACAGGTCGGACTTGCCGTCATTCCACCATTCGTCTGCTCGAGCGAACTGCGGCAGCGTAACGCCGCGCTCCTGCGCATACCAGTCGACGATCAGCTGATAGCAGTCCAGCACGCCATGCGAGAACTGCCGGCCGACCAGCGGCGCGCGGTAGCCGCTCGGCTCGATCGTCACCACCTCGCCGGCGGCCGGCGCGCCGTCGACCAGGTCGACCCGGACGATGTGCCAGGGAAGCCCGGAGGCCTCGCACGACACCAGGTCGGCCTGGCTGGGCTGCGCCGGCGCATTCGGGTGCGAGTGCACCACGGCGATGATTTCGCCCAGCTGCTCGGCGTCGGCGTATTCTTCGGCCGGCAGCACAAAGTGTTCCGTGCCCTGCGCCGTGTTCGTGCACTGCTGATACCGCTCGCGGCCTTTGACGACCAGCACCAGGCCACAGCACTCGCGCGGGTATTCCTCCGCGGCGTGCGCGCGGATCGCTTCGATGGTGTCGTTTTGCATTTTAGGACTGGATCAGGGCGGCGGCCGGAAAACCGCCGAAGTTGAGCACGTTGGTGGCGCCGAAGCGGGCCTTGCAGCCGCTCAAGCGCTTGCTGCAGACATCGAGCGCCGGATCGGACACCGGCTGGTCGTTGGCGTCGAATTTACCGCTGCCGGTGTAGCCGCAGTACGCGCCCTTGTACCTCCAGCTGCACAGGTTTGCGATCACTTGGCGACGCGGCAGCTGCGTGTCGTGAAAGTCCAGCGCGCTCGCGAGCTCGAACTGCACCACCTCGTTCGTCTCGCTGGTCTTCTGCTCGATCGTCCACACGTCAGGCGGGAACTCCTGCGTCGGGTCCGCGCTCGGGTTTCCGCCGGCGAAGTTGGCCGCGTCGAGGTACTGGCCCAGCGTGACGTGCCGTGTAAGCGTCGCCCCCACCAGGTCATCGAACAGGATGCACAGCGCCGAGATCGAGCCGTCGACGTTGCCGACCGAAAGCGTGGGCGTAGGCTGCTGGCTTTCGCTGGTTTTGGCGAAGCCCTCGGCCTGGATCGGGAACGCGGTGTATTCGTCCCCCTGCCACCAGATCGACCCGGCCTTCTCGTAGCCGTGGAAGCGTAGCAGCGCGCCGCCGGTGATCATGGTCGCGTCGAGCTCGAATAGTTCGACCCGCGCGCCAGGCTCCAGGCCTTGAATATCTGCTGTGATCATGGTTGAAAGCTCTGGTTGAAGGTTGCGGAAAGCTGCCAGATCGCGCCGTCGACCTGCTTCATGCTGTAGCTGTCGCACTTGTAGAAGCCC
This genomic stretch from Massilia sp. 9096 harbors:
- a CDS encoding phage minor tail protein L — its product is MITADIQGLEPGARVELFELDATMITGGALLRFHGYEKAGSIWWQGDEYTAFPIQAEGFAKTSESQQPTPTLSVGNVDGSISALCILFDDLVGATLTRHVTLGQYLDAANFAGGNPSADPTQEFPPDVWTIEQKTSETNEVVQFELASALDFHDTQLPRRQVIANLCSWRYKGAYCGYTGSGKFDANDQPVSDPALDVCSKRLSGCKARFGATNVLNFGGFPAAALIQS
- a CDS encoding C40 family peptidase; the encoded protein is MQNDTIEAIRAHAAEEYPRECCGLVLVVKGRERYQQCTNTAQGTEHFVLPAEEYADAEQLGEIIAVVHSHPNAPAQPSQADLVSCEASGLPWHIVRVDLVDGAPAAGEVVTIEPSGYRAPLVGRQFSHGVLDCYQLIVDWYAQERGVTLPQFARADEWWNDGKSDLYTEGFPLAGFAKLPNGALLEVGDVILMQIRARNDVPNHAAIYLGDGLILHHLHGRLSSRDVYGGMWAENTRAVLRHQ
- a CDS encoding tail assembly protein translates to MDTLRNIRLYGKLGATFGRVHRLAVASTAEAVRALCALLPGFERELMTSHERGIRYACFLGKQNISKDELTLSGGDADIRIAPVIVGAKSQFLGSLMLGAALVVGGWAVAGLSAFTAAGAAGYEIGAAVTQFGFLTMIGGVLQALSPQQSAGTAQAVDNGASYNFSGAVNTTLQGSAVPVLYGRMIVGSAVISAGILAEDQAYVGAPLAQPAIPSVPNKYHYIP